The following coding sequences are from one Leptospira mayottensis 200901116 window:
- a CDS encoding class I SAM-dependent methyltransferase, with the protein MSDLDYYENPEYQNFLISSKRRELTPPEVVFKHFNLKEAVNLVDFGMGLGYFTLELKKQLPKNAWIWGAEYQQDLIDEVLHWKNRDEISNFTPFFIEKSDHPLLPEWIPAPDAVFASLVLSTFPDPGLAMDGLIRSTKKGGKLIVLDWMKNEYTIGPKINDKISLDKMKFLAELYHLDIVKNVRISEYVYGLEVVAGKDFEYSFYDLREEEDITDEFIRS; encoded by the coding sequence ATGAGCGATCTAGACTATTACGAAAACCCTGAGTATCAGAATTTTCTGATTTCTAGCAAACGCCGCGAACTCACCCCTCCAGAAGTCGTATTCAAACATTTTAATCTTAAAGAAGCAGTAAATTTGGTCGATTTTGGAATGGGACTCGGCTATTTTACTTTAGAGTTAAAAAAACAACTTCCGAAAAATGCTTGGATCTGGGGTGCAGAATACCAACAAGATCTAATCGACGAAGTCCTTCATTGGAAAAACCGAGACGAAATTTCCAACTTCACTCCCTTTTTTATCGAAAAGTCGGACCATCCCTTGTTGCCGGAATGGATCCCAGCACCTGATGCCGTTTTTGCATCTTTAGTCTTGTCTACATTTCCAGATCCAGGACTTGCCATGGATGGACTTATACGCTCGACAAAAAAAGGGGGAAAGTTGATTGTTCTGGATTGGATGAAAAATGAATATACAATCGGTCCGAAAATTAACGATAAGATTTCCTTAGATAAAATGAAATTCCTGGCCGAACTGTATCATTTGGATATTGTAAAAAACGTAAGAATTTCCGAATATGTTTACGGTTTGGAGGTTGTGGCAGGAAAAGACTTTGAATATAGTTTTTATGACCTCAGAGAGGAAGAGGACATAACGGACGAATTCATTCGGTCTTGA
- a CDS encoding prohibitin family protein, protein MEQVFAFIKKHWIKFLGLILVFIFNPLVCIGTGHRGVVTNLGSVSDRILGEGVNFITPVVQSVKSIDVRIQKVEANSTAPSSDLQEIHTMITLTYHLSPNQVNKLYQEIGMDYEDTIIVPAILETMKHVTAQFTASDLVTKRESVSLKIHESLHTKLGKFYILVDEVSMKDFEFSKTFSESIELKQKAEQDALRAKNELERVKIEAEQQIVNARAEAETLRLKSQQITPMMVEMERIKKWNGKYPDTYLGSGSNALFQLK, encoded by the coding sequence ATGGAGCAGGTTTTTGCGTTTATTAAAAAACATTGGATCAAGTTTCTAGGATTGATTTTGGTTTTTATCTTCAATCCGCTCGTTTGTATCGGAACGGGACACAGAGGGGTTGTTACGAATTTGGGTTCCGTTTCGGATCGGATTCTCGGCGAAGGAGTCAACTTCATTACGCCGGTTGTTCAATCCGTTAAGAGCATAGACGTAAGGATTCAAAAAGTGGAAGCCAATTCGACGGCTCCTTCCAGCGATTTGCAGGAGATTCATACTATGATTACGCTGACGTATCATCTTTCTCCGAACCAGGTCAATAAACTCTATCAGGAAATCGGAATGGATTACGAAGATACGATTATTGTTCCTGCAATTCTTGAAACGATGAAACACGTGACCGCACAGTTTACGGCTTCGGACCTTGTCACAAAAAGGGAAAGTGTTTCCTTGAAGATCCACGAATCCCTGCACACGAAACTCGGTAAGTTTTATATTCTCGTGGACGAAGTGTCTATGAAAGATTTCGAATTTTCAAAAACGTTTTCCGAATCGATCGAACTAAAACAAAAGGCGGAACAGGATGCGCTTCGGGCCAAAAACGAATTGGAACGAGTTAAGATTGAGGCGGAACAACAGATCGTAAACGCAAGGGCGGAAGCGGAAACGTTAAGGCTGAAATCCCAACAGATTACTCCGATGATGGTCGAGATGGAGCGGATTAAAAAATGGAACGGCAAATATCCGGATACGTATTTGGGAAGCGGTTCCAACGCGCTTTTTCAATTAAAATAA
- the mtaB gene encoding tRNA (N(6)-L-threonylcarbamoyladenosine(37)-C(2))-methylthiotransferase MtaB, with translation MSSLPIAERTVLFNTLGCRLNFFESDGLFSSLGKHGFRSVEVGEHPEVVIINTCTVTNKADSKNRNTIRNAIKKFPGSQIWVTGCYAETDRELIEAIPGVAGVVGNTEKSKLPVMILEKKGLIDSDQLIQFSYDRFSYSDVLPNGHTRAYLKIQDGCNRKCSYCKIPQARGLGVSRKYQDVLDQVHFLQDHGVGEIVLTGVNLGWYRDGENKKAFNKILADILNILEYSRIRISSIEPPDVGSELAELMTHPRFTPFLHVPLQSGNAEVLKKMKRTYTPETFRKRVEIAKEKIPNLFLGTDVIVGFPGETEEMFLDSVKMIQDIGFAKIHTFPFSVRRNTLAETFSDSVSKEIKKERVHSLNLLSRELHKNYSLSVIGQVREAILEQGGIAVTDNYLKVKLSDLELKNLKIGQFLNVELLEYETSFNKEGNFLGKIFR, from the coding sequence ATGTCCTCATTACCAATAGCTGAGAGAACGGTTCTTTTTAATACTTTAGGATGTAGGCTCAACTTTTTCGAGTCGGACGGTTTGTTTTCGTCCTTGGGCAAACACGGATTCCGTTCCGTAGAAGTAGGAGAACATCCTGAAGTAGTTATCATCAATACTTGCACCGTGACGAATAAGGCTGATTCTAAAAATCGAAATACAATTCGAAATGCGATCAAAAAGTTTCCAGGTTCTCAAATCTGGGTTACCGGTTGTTATGCTGAAACGGATCGTGAGTTAATCGAAGCGATTCCAGGTGTGGCCGGAGTTGTCGGAAATACGGAAAAATCTAAACTTCCCGTCATGATCTTGGAAAAGAAAGGTTTGATCGATTCAGATCAGCTGATTCAATTTTCTTACGATCGTTTTTCTTATTCGGACGTTTTACCGAACGGCCATACACGCGCTTATTTGAAAATTCAAGATGGATGTAATCGTAAGTGTTCGTATTGTAAAATTCCACAGGCGCGCGGTCTTGGAGTCAGCAGAAAATACCAAGACGTATTGGATCAGGTTCATTTTTTACAGGATCATGGGGTTGGTGAGATCGTTCTGACTGGTGTGAATCTCGGCTGGTATCGAGACGGTGAAAATAAGAAAGCCTTCAACAAAATCCTGGCAGATATTTTAAATATTTTAGAATATTCAAGAATTCGAATTTCTTCCATCGAACCTCCGGATGTTGGAAGTGAACTTGCGGAGTTGATGACTCATCCCCGTTTTACTCCGTTTCTTCATGTTCCACTACAAAGTGGAAACGCCGAAGTTCTAAAAAAGATGAAACGCACTTATACGCCGGAAACTTTTCGAAAACGAGTGGAAATTGCCAAAGAGAAAATTCCGAATTTGTTTTTAGGAACGGACGTAATCGTGGGTTTTCCCGGTGAGACCGAGGAAATGTTTTTAGACTCGGTAAAAATGATTCAAGATATAGGTTTTGCTAAGATCCACACATTTCCTTTTTCCGTAAGAAGAAATACGTTAGCCGAAACATTTTCGGATTCGGTTAGTAAAGAAATTAAAAAGGAAAGGGTTCATTCGTTGAATCTTTTATCCAGAGAACTTCATAAAAATTATTCCTTATCGGTTATCGGACAAGTGAGGGAAGCAATTTTAGAACAAGGTGGAATTGCCGTAACTGACAACTATCTAAAAGTAAAACTTTCTGATCTGGAATTAAAAAATTTGAAAATCGGTCAGTTCCTAAATGTGGAACTTTTAGAATACGAAACAAGTTTCAACAAGGAAGGAAATTTTTTAGGTAAAATTTTCAGATAA
- a CDS encoding tetratricopeptide repeat protein: MKFAILFISSICLSILSFSVSAQSNEEYTSALKEFEAKNYEKSLEIIRALHEKGKRSYESHYLAGHCHFALGRTKSAGSHWSEALSIKPGDAAVSLDYTRYLLNNGREFDGLQVIARAFELSPRNKDIRLLFGTALLYNGKARDALNITEKLKAEDSNDYRPLVLEGQIYYYLGSIEKAEVSLKWANSLVPNNANVLNNLALVYEKASNQENKKGRFGNAKNFLNSAKEQIESALKLEPENSHFKDNLKRIETKLNVLITNS, encoded by the coding sequence ATGAAGTTTGCAATTTTATTTATATCAAGCATTTGTCTTTCCATTTTGTCTTTTTCCGTATCGGCGCAATCGAATGAGGAATATACCTCTGCTCTCAAAGAATTCGAAGCGAAGAACTACGAGAAATCTTTAGAAATTATTCGTGCCCTTCATGAAAAAGGAAAACGTTCTTATGAATCTCATTATCTTGCGGGTCATTGTCATTTTGCTTTAGGCAGGACTAAGTCCGCTGGTTCTCATTGGTCCGAAGCCTTATCAATCAAACCTGGAGATGCGGCGGTCAGTTTGGACTACACGAGATATCTTTTAAACAACGGAAGGGAATTCGATGGTTTGCAAGTGATTGCTCGCGCGTTCGAACTTAGTCCGCGTAATAAGGACATTCGCCTTCTTTTTGGAACTGCACTTCTTTATAACGGAAAAGCGAGAGATGCTCTTAATATCACTGAAAAATTAAAGGCAGAAGATTCCAATGACTATCGTCCTTTAGTGTTGGAAGGACAGATTTATTATTATCTCGGAAGTATCGAAAAAGCAGAAGTAAGTCTGAAATGGGCCAACTCTCTTGTTCCGAATAATGCGAACGTGTTAAATAACCTTGCGTTGGTTTATGAAAAGGCTTCCAATCAGGAAAATAAAAAAGGCAGATTCGGTAATGCGAAGAATTTTTTAAATTCCGCAAAAGAACAAATTGAATCCGCACTGAAACTTGAACCTGAAAATTCTCACTTTAAAGATAATTTAAAAAGAATTGAAACTAAACTCAATGTCCTCATTACCAATAGCTGA
- a CDS encoding ATP-dependent Clp protease ATP-binding subunit: protein MLEFTKRAKRVINEIAQDEAKRLGSDYIGPEHILLGLLKEEDSVAIKILNNLNINLNELRKEVERRTREASGALLMDVAGGQDRYQKIIELSKEEAKRLKHNYVGTEHILLALLRDNNNIAGGALYSFSVNYNVIKSEILRLLGAPPTSSVGVSSAAQSGPQGTPSRQEKTKTPILDEFARDLTQLARDKKLDPVVGRATEIQRVIQILSRKTKNNPVLVGESGVGKTAIVEGLALAIVEKSVPDLLFEKRVLSLDLASLIAGTKYRGEFEERLKKIMKEITSSTNIIILIDELHTLIGAGAAEGAVDAANILKPALARGELQCIGATTSAEYRKYIEKDSALERRFQVVKVAEPSVGDAIQILQGLKKAYEAHHKVRYSDKALEQSVKLSHRYINDRYLPDKAIDIIDEAGAKARLANCARPQTIKDLEEEIKSLASKKEELVRAQEYEKAAGVRDEVNRKKQVMEEKIRAWQEKMEDFAVNIDEDDILSVVSLWTGIPLEKMEESESDKLLRLEDELKKRIVGQEEAIEKIAKAVRRARTGFKSERRPTGSFIFLGPTGVGKTELAKALANFLFGNDDAMLRVDMSEYMEPHAVSRLIGAPPGYVGYDDGGQLTEFVRKRPYSIILLDEIEKAHHDIFNILLQIMEEGNLTDTKGRKVNFRDTIIIMTSNIGAKEIQAGGRLGFEDRKDEALKYKSDQTRDQLKKYFNPEFLNRVDEVIYFGSLTKENIMSIIDIMVTDTNKRLREKMIQVSVAQAAKDHIMDIGYDEKFGARPLRRVFQRELEDHMAVQTLKGAYKEPTKIEIDFKEGKLEFMETPWTDYKPAEAGGDDNSSGNPERSEEIALV from the coding sequence ATGCTGGAATTTACGAAACGAGCCAAAAGAGTTATCAATGAGATTGCTCAGGATGAGGCGAAGCGTCTTGGTAGCGACTATATCGGGCCGGAGCACATCCTGCTTGGTCTTCTAAAAGAGGAAGATTCGGTTGCTATCAAAATCCTGAACAACCTCAATATTAACCTCAACGAATTACGAAAAGAGGTGGAAAGAAGAACACGGGAAGCTTCAGGAGCCTTGCTCATGGATGTGGCCGGCGGTCAAGATCGTTATCAAAAGATCATCGAACTTTCCAAAGAAGAGGCCAAACGTCTCAAACACAATTACGTGGGAACGGAGCACATCCTTCTTGCATTGTTAAGAGATAACAACAATATAGCAGGTGGTGCACTTTATTCTTTTAGCGTAAATTATAATGTTATAAAGAGCGAAATCTTACGTTTACTCGGAGCTCCTCCTACTAGCTCCGTTGGTGTAAGTTCCGCCGCCCAATCTGGACCACAAGGGACCCCGTCTCGCCAGGAGAAAACAAAAACTCCGATCTTAGACGAATTTGCGCGCGACCTAACTCAACTCGCAAGGGATAAGAAGCTGGATCCTGTCGTAGGAAGAGCTACTGAAATTCAGAGAGTGATCCAAATTCTTTCCAGGAAAACTAAAAATAATCCTGTTCTCGTGGGAGAATCCGGAGTTGGCAAAACCGCAATCGTAGAAGGATTAGCACTTGCGATCGTAGAAAAAAGTGTTCCTGATTTATTGTTCGAAAAGAGAGTTCTTTCCTTGGATCTTGCATCCTTAATTGCGGGAACCAAATACAGAGGTGAATTTGAAGAACGTCTGAAAAAGATTATGAAGGAGATTACTTCTTCCACGAATATTATCATTTTGATCGACGAACTTCACACTCTGATCGGAGCGGGTGCCGCAGAAGGGGCCGTTGACGCGGCGAATATTCTCAAACCTGCTCTTGCAAGAGGAGAACTTCAATGTATCGGCGCGACCACAAGCGCGGAATACCGGAAATACATTGAAAAAGATTCTGCGTTGGAAAGAAGATTTCAAGTCGTGAAAGTTGCAGAACCTTCCGTGGGCGACGCGATTCAGATTCTCCAGGGCCTTAAAAAAGCCTATGAGGCTCATCATAAAGTGCGGTACTCTGATAAAGCGTTGGAACAATCCGTAAAACTTTCTCACAGATATATCAACGATCGATATCTACCTGACAAAGCGATCGATATCATTGACGAAGCGGGAGCAAAGGCCCGTTTGGCGAACTGTGCGCGTCCTCAAACGATTAAGGATCTGGAAGAGGAAATCAAATCACTTGCCTCTAAAAAAGAGGAATTGGTTCGTGCCCAAGAATACGAAAAGGCCGCAGGCGTCCGTGATGAAGTGAATCGGAAAAAACAGGTGATGGAAGAAAAGATTCGCGCTTGGCAAGAGAAGATGGAAGACTTTGCGGTCAATATCGATGAAGATGATATTCTTTCAGTGGTATCTTTATGGACCGGAATTCCTTTGGAGAAAATGGAAGAATCCGAATCGGATAAACTTCTTCGTTTGGAAGACGAGTTGAAAAAACGAATCGTCGGTCAGGAAGAAGCGATCGAAAAAATCGCAAAAGCGGTTCGCCGTGCTAGAACCGGATTCAAAAGCGAAAGACGTCCTACCGGGTCTTTTATTTTCTTAGGACCTACGGGAGTTGGTAAAACCGAACTTGCAAAAGCTCTTGCAAATTTTCTTTTCGGGAATGATGATGCTATGCTTCGTGTGGACATGTCCGAATATATGGAACCGCACGCGGTAAGTCGTTTGATCGGAGCTCCGCCGGGTTATGTGGGATATGATGACGGAGGTCAATTGACCGAGTTCGTCAGGAAGAGACCTTATTCCATTATTCTTTTGGATGAAATTGAAAAAGCGCACCATGACATTTTCAATATTCTCCTCCAAATTATGGAAGAAGGAAACTTGACTGATACGAAAGGACGGAAAGTAAACTTCCGAGACACAATTATTATTATGACTTCCAACATTGGCGCCAAAGAAATCCAAGCCGGAGGAAGACTTGGATTCGAAGATCGCAAAGACGAAGCTTTGAAATATAAATCGGATCAGACGCGTGATCAATTGAAAAAATATTTCAATCCCGAGTTCTTAAATCGTGTAGATGAGGTTATCTACTTCGGTTCCCTCACCAAAGAAAATATCATGTCCATCATCGATATTATGGTGACCGATACGAACAAAAGACTTCGTGAAAAAATGATTCAAGTTTCCGTTGCTCAAGCGGCAAAGGATCATATCATGGATATCGGCTATGACGAGAAGTTTGGAGCAAGGCCGCTTCGAAGAGTTTTCCAAAGAGAATTGGAAGATCATATGGCGGTACAAACACTGAAGGGAGCTTATAAGGAGCCTACAAAAATTGAAATCGATTTCAAAGAAGGTAAGCTTGAGTTTATGGAAACTCCATGGACGGATTATAAACCGGCCGAGGCCGGAGGAGACGACAATTCTTCCGGTAACCCCGAAAGGTCGGAAGAAATTGCCTTAGTCTAA
- a CDS encoding ATP--guanido phosphotransferase yields MNSEKCLYCGTDRATWNEKGKIGCIHCLKLFRKEYQEHLRPKDFKFSARFLQGFEDLLRFESFSESRKILELDRIAPPFTYRLRIGRNLSGRIYPTAARTTVGVPTKIFKEFLIQTLNVDPIFFKTKDFPTRIPWGKGNLFSGDEDHLRWEVLAPTISELFRQIESSPLEKLEDQDLFDYDPEFGYVTSCPTNAGSGVKISFKLSMKSWKSRKNTSFKVPDFLEFYPENSSEFVVFYLKNFTFSQKNSFLNLVYYLALQVELAF; encoded by the coding sequence ATGAATTCCGAGAAGTGTTTATACTGCGGAACCGACCGAGCTACTTGGAATGAAAAAGGAAAGATCGGTTGTATTCATTGTCTTAAATTATTTCGAAAAGAATATCAAGAACATCTGAGACCAAAAGACTTCAAATTTTCTGCCCGATTTTTGCAAGGTTTTGAAGACTTGCTTCGATTTGAATCTTTTTCGGAATCGCGGAAAATTCTCGAATTGGATCGTATTGCGCCTCCGTTTACATATCGCTTGAGAATCGGGCGAAATCTTTCCGGCAGAATCTATCCCACTGCCGCCAGAACAACCGTCGGAGTTCCTACAAAAATCTTCAAAGAATTCCTAATACAAACTTTAAACGTCGATCCTATTTTTTTTAAAACTAAAGATTTCCCGACTCGGATTCCTTGGGGAAAAGGAAATTTATTTTCCGGAGATGAAGATCATCTCCGCTGGGAGGTTTTGGCACCTACGATTTCTGAATTATTCCGACAAATTGAAAGTTCTCCTTTGGAGAAATTGGAAGATCAAGATCTTTTTGATTACGATCCTGAATTTGGTTATGTCACTTCTTGCCCAACGAATGCGGGTTCAGGAGTTAAAATTAGTTTCAAACTTTCTATGAAGTCCTGGAAAAGTCGGAAAAACACTTCTTTCAAAGTACCCGATTTTTTGGAATTCTATCCGGAAAATTCATCCGAATTTGTCGTTTTTTATCTAAAAAATTTTACTTTTTCTCAAAAAAATTCCTTTTTAAATTTAGTTTATTATTTAGCCTTACAGGTGGAACTGGCATTTTGA